In one window of Saprospiraceae bacterium DNA:
- a CDS encoding DUF1800 domain-containing protein: protein MPNTNCLTGGLQEYIPSPSKPWNEKRIHHLYNKLSNGASLNLINLAKANTPSVLVDYLINTAVTHPLPGERRAGLKTIDYTYNWSEQNIAEDPNAYYKYLELVHMWFNGMITEGIRHKLVLFWSNHFVTTADDAGNRPTWVFQYYYLLHKYALGNFKDFVKAIGLTPSMLIYLDGRYNTRYSPNENYARELLELFTMGVGNYSQRDVAECARLLTGWNIRYYESPVGSGNYYIGPTKTDEFVFYRNNHDWKGKFIFGQSIGNNFGVIPPTDAEAMQKARQEYDLLHDELIFKIKKNEVAKFICKKLYKYYVYNDPPQEIVDGLAQVFISSNFNIATVLKTLFKSEHFYEEEAMGLSIKSHIENQIHYFRSLDFEPGKDYFKYKWINNSFQAEVPDPANFPNTLNRDTLSHIYNSNTNLGQRLFNPVNVAGWPGYRAWLNEFTLVNRWRYNRDQFGYYLQYDRTKEKYRSFLKTLTNDSSDPDYIVRNVISYFFTNNLDEELIQASIGVFKSLVPANYYNDGTWTLNYVSVPNQFINLMNYLVTLPEFQLL from the coding sequence ATGCCAAATACGAACTGCCTGACTGGCGGATTACAGGAATATATTCCCAGTCCATCTAAGCCGTGGAATGAAAAACGCATCCACCATCTTTATAACAAACTCAGCAATGGAGCCTCTTTGAACCTGATCAATCTGGCCAAAGCCAATACTCCATCGGTTCTTGTTGATTATCTCATCAACACCGCTGTAACTCATCCTTTGCCCGGCGAACGAAGAGCAGGGCTTAAAACCATAGACTATACTTATAATTGGTCGGAACAAAACATTGCTGAGGATCCCAATGCCTATTACAAATATTTGGAACTCGTCCACATGTGGTTCAATGGGATGATCACGGAAGGCATCCGCCATAAACTGGTATTATTCTGGTCCAACCATTTTGTTACGACTGCCGACGATGCCGGAAACCGGCCTACATGGGTTTTCCAGTATTATTATTTACTGCACAAATATGCTCTTGGCAATTTCAAGGATTTTGTGAAAGCGATTGGATTAACCCCTTCCATGCTGATATACCTGGATGGCCGATATAACACCAGGTATTCTCCGAATGAAAATTATGCACGCGAACTTCTCGAGTTATTCACCATGGGTGTGGGTAATTATAGCCAAAGAGATGTTGCAGAATGCGCACGTCTGTTAACAGGATGGAACATTCGCTACTACGAATCACCTGTTGGTAGTGGAAACTATTACATCGGGCCAACAAAAACAGATGAATTTGTTTTTTACAGGAATAACCACGACTGGAAAGGAAAATTTATTTTTGGTCAGAGCATTGGAAACAATTTTGGGGTTATACCTCCTACAGATGCCGAAGCCATGCAGAAGGCCAGACAGGAATACGACCTGCTTCACGACGAACTCATATTCAAGATTAAAAAAAATGAGGTCGCCAAATTTATCTGTAAAAAACTTTACAAATATTATGTGTACAATGATCCTCCGCAGGAAATAGTCGATGGTCTGGCACAGGTTTTCATTTCCAGCAATTTTAACATTGCAACCGTTTTGAAGACCTTATTCAAAAGCGAACATTTCTATGAAGAAGAAGCCATGGGACTGAGTATAAAAAGTCATATTGAAAACCAGATCCATTATTTCAGAAGCCTGGATTTTGAACCCGGTAAGGATTACTTCAAATACAAATGGATCAATAACAGTTTTCAGGCGGAAGTTCCGGATCCGGCCAATTTCCCAAATACGCTCAATCGCGACACACTCAGCCATATTTACAATTCAAATACCAATCTCGGTCAACGCTTATTCAATCCTGTAAATGTTGCAGGATGGCCTGGATACCGGGCCTGGTTGAATGAATTTACGCTGGTCAACAGATGGAGATACAACCGGGATCAGTTTGGTTATTATTTGCAATACGACAGAACCAAGGAAAAATACCGAAGCTTTTTAAAAACACTGACCAATGACAGCAGCGACCCTGACTACATTGTCAGAAATGTAATCAGCTACTTTTTCACAAACAACCTGGACGAAGAATTGATACAAGCTTCCATTGGGGTATTTAAATCTTTGGTTCCTGCCAACTACTACAACGATGGTACCTGGACCCTTAATTATGTAAGTGTTCCTAATCAGTTTATCAACTTGATGAATTATCTGGTAACACTGCCTGAATTTCAACTCTTATAA
- the dnaK gene encoding molecular chaperone DnaK: protein MGKIIGIDLGTTNSCVAVMEGNEPVVIANDEGRRTTPSIVAFLDNGERKVGDPAKRQAITNPKRTVASIKRFMGGRFDESSKEISRTAYQVEKGDNNTIRVNIDGRQYTPQEISAMVLQKMKKTAEDFLGHEVTEAVITVPAYFNDSQRQATKEAGEIAGLVVKRIINEPTAAALAYGMDKKTKDMTIAVYDLGGGTFDISILELGDGVFEVKSTNGDTHLGGDDFDQVLIDYLADHFKAQENIDLRKDPMALQRLKEAAEKAKIELSSSTETEINLPYITAVDGVPKHLVLKVSRAKFEQLADDLVRRTLKPCEDALRDAGMSKNDIDEVILVGGSTRIPRIQQVVEEFFGKKPNKGVNPDEVVAVGASIQGGVLTGEVKDVLLLDVTPLSLGIETLGGVYDVVIESNSTIPTKKSKVYSTAADNQPSVEIHILQGERPMAKDNRSVGRFILDGIPPAPRGMPQVEVSFDIDANGILNVSALDKGTGKKQNIRIEASTGLSKDEIERMKTEAAMNAEADKKIRETTDKINQADSIIFQTEKQLQEFGDKIPADKKENIQTSLETLKAAHKAQNLDEIDRSMEALNNAWQAASQDLYKAQQDQQSATQDNNSNGSGSGDEKVTDVEFEEVNKN from the coding sequence ATGGGAAAAATAATAGGAATAGATTTAGGTACGACAAATTCATGTGTTGCAGTAATGGAGGGTAATGAGCCTGTGGTTATTGCAAATGACGAAGGAAGAAGAACCACTCCATCGATCGTTGCTTTTCTAGACAATGGAGAAAGAAAAGTTGGAGACCCGGCCAAACGCCAGGCTATTACGAATCCAAAAAGGACTGTTGCGTCTATTAAAAGATTTATGGGTGGCCGGTTTGATGAATCTTCCAAAGAGATCAGCAGGACAGCCTATCAAGTTGAAAAAGGAGATAACAATACCATTCGCGTAAACATCGATGGCAGGCAATACACCCCGCAGGAAATCAGTGCCATGGTGCTTCAAAAAATGAAGAAAACCGCTGAAGACTTTTTAGGACATGAGGTGACAGAGGCGGTCATTACGGTTCCTGCTTACTTCAACGATTCTCAAAGACAGGCCACGAAAGAAGCTGGTGAAATCGCAGGATTGGTGGTGAAACGAATCATCAACGAACCTACTGCAGCTGCACTGGCTTATGGAATGGATAAGAAGACCAAGGATATGACCATTGCCGTTTACGATCTTGGAGGTGGAACATTCGATATCTCCATTCTCGAATTGGGAGATGGAGTTTTTGAGGTAAAATCGACCAATGGAGATACCCATTTGGGAGGAGATGACTTTGATCAGGTGCTTATCGATTATCTGGCAGACCACTTTAAAGCTCAGGAGAACATCGACCTTCGCAAAGATCCCATGGCCTTGCAAAGACTTAAGGAAGCCGCTGAAAAAGCTAAAATTGAATTATCGAGTTCTACTGAAACCGAAATCAATTTGCCTTATATCACAGCAGTTGACGGAGTACCAAAACACCTGGTCTTAAAAGTTAGCCGTGCAAAATTCGAGCAACTTGCAGATGATCTGGTCAGAAGGACATTAAAACCCTGTGAAGATGCTTTGCGAGATGCCGGGATGAGCAAAAACGATATAGACGAAGTTATTCTGGTTGGAGGATCTACAAGAATCCCAAGAATACAACAAGTTGTAGAAGAATTTTTTGGTAAAAAGCCCAATAAAGGTGTCAACCCTGATGAAGTGGTCGCTGTCGGCGCATCCATACAGGGTGGTGTTCTGACCGGCGAGGTCAAAGATGTGCTCTTATTGGATGTGACCCCTTTATCGCTGGGTATCGAAACACTGGGTGGCGTTTACGATGTGGTCATTGAATCAAACTCAACCATCCCAACCAAAAAATCAAAGGTGTATTCAACCGCAGCAGACAATCAGCCATCGGTCGAAATCCATATCTTGCAAGGTGAGCGACCCATGGCAAAAGACAACAGATCTGTAGGTAGGTTTATATTAGACGGAATTCCACCCGCTCCAAGAGGAATGCCACAAGTTGAGGTCAGTTTCGACATCGATGCTAATGGAATTCTCAATGTAAGTGCACTGGACAAAGGAACCGGTAAAAAGCAAAATATCCGAATTGAAGCATCCACCGGCTTGTCAAAAGACGAAATTGAACGCATGAAAACAGAAGCCGCCATGAATGCTGAAGCTGACAAGAAAATCAGGGAAACGACTGATAAAATTAACCAGGCGGATTCGATAATTTTCCAGACTGAAAAGCAATTACAGGAATTTGGCGATAAAATACCCGCCGATAAAAAGGAGAATATTCAGACTTCACTGGAGACTTTAAAAGCAGCACATAAGGCTCAAAATCTCGACGAAATCGACAGATCAATGGAAGCTTTGAATAATGCCTGGCAGGCAGCCAGTCAGGATTTGTATAAGGCCCAGCAAGATCAGCAATCTGCAACCCAGGATAACAACTCCAATGGCTCCGGCAGTGGAGATGAAAAAGTCACGGACGTCGAGTTTGAAGAAGTCAACAAGAATTAA
- a CDS encoding DUF1501 domain-containing protein, whose translation MCKENKNHNFFREDLGDQHTEDHLMWNRRQFLLTGGLTGLGSMLLSGLPVSPLFSEQLLGPALGGGDRIIVLLKMFGGNDGLNMVFPHSDHAGKAEYISYRPGLSHKFGADYNSNTVLSGFGPDDYALPSSMTSLMPLWNEGNMAILHNVGYPNQDYSHFSSIDNWSSAADDLYDPRYKSGYMGRYLEQEFPVFTETPPTVPPALRIGYNADLVFRSEANQQFELVFNDPNEFYRLAQYGKLYPTDGLSDCPSGQEVEFLRQLTNNSLRYSDSVTQAYNKTLNKVSYPLNTVSRLAEQLKIVARLIKGKLGTRIYMVYIDGFDTHANQRDPHYRLMQNISESVSAFFNDLKLDGFDSDVSLMTFSEFGRTIRENGSAGTDHGNMSPMMMFGPQVKGGFYGSPINLNDAGLKAGDTRVYFEKQSSIDFRSMYASVMEQWLCLDKDLVNFSLGQAYPRLNLFDVPCDGSSSGSNYHTILLGHNPNPSNNKTIDIKFSQLTSNQVKLAVKSADGKTLAVLHDDYTIKGSHTVALDPQKWKLHPGEYIYQLDSAGKTFMRRFNIF comes from the coding sequence ATGTGTAAAGAAAATAAAAATCACAACTTCTTCCGCGAAGATCTTGGAGACCAACATACCGAGGATCATTTAATGTGGAACAGAAGACAATTCCTGTTGACAGGAGGATTGACAGGATTGGGCAGTATGTTGTTAAGTGGATTACCTGTGAGTCCGTTGTTTTCCGAACAGTTGTTAGGTCCTGCATTGGGGGGAGGAGATCGCATTATTGTATTGCTGAAAATGTTTGGAGGAAACGATGGATTGAATATGGTTTTTCCTCATAGCGATCATGCAGGTAAAGCGGAATACATAAGTTACCGTCCGGGTCTCAGTCATAAATTCGGAGCTGATTACAACAGCAATACCGTGCTCTCCGGTTTTGGACCCGATGATTATGCATTGCCTTCGTCCATGACTTCCCTGATGCCTTTATGGAATGAAGGAAATATGGCTATCTTACATAACGTGGGTTACCCAAATCAGGATTACTCGCATTTCAGCAGTATCGACAATTGGTCATCTGCAGCCGATGACCTCTACGACCCGCGCTACAAGTCGGGTTATATGGGAAGATACCTCGAACAGGAATTTCCGGTGTTTACAGAAACTCCACCGACTGTTCCGCCGGCATTGAGAATTGGTTACAATGCCGATCTGGTTTTTCGCTCAGAAGCCAACCAACAATTTGAATTGGTATTCAATGATCCAAATGAATTTTACAGGCTTGCACAATATGGTAAACTTTACCCAACAGATGGATTAAGCGATTGCCCCAGCGGACAGGAAGTTGAATTTCTCAGACAATTGACCAACAATAGTCTTCGTTACAGCGACTCGGTTACTCAGGCTTACAATAAAACACTTAATAAAGTCAGTTATCCGCTGAATACAGTTTCCCGTTTGGCGGAACAATTAAAAATTGTAGCCAGGCTTATTAAAGGAAAACTTGGAACCAGGATCTACATGGTTTATATCGACGGATTTGATACACACGCCAATCAAAGAGATCCACACTATCGTTTGATGCAAAATATTTCAGAGTCCGTATCTGCTTTTTTCAACGATCTAAAATTGGATGGATTTGACTCCGATGTTTCCTTAATGACATTCTCTGAATTTGGGCGAACCATCCGGGAAAATGGTTCAGCAGGAACAGATCACGGGAATATGTCGCCCATGATGATGTTTGGGCCTCAGGTGAAGGGTGGATTTTATGGCAGTCCGATCAACTTAAACGATGCCGGCTTAAAAGCAGGTGACACCAGAGTCTATTTTGAAAAACAAAGTTCTATTGACTTTCGCAGTATGTATGCCAGCGTCATGGAACAATGGTTATGTCTGGATAAAGATCTGGTCAATTTTAGTCTCGGACAAGCTTATCCTCGGTTGAATTTATTTGATGTCCCATGTGATGGTTCATCTTCCGGTTCCAACTACCACACAATTTTACTGGGCCACAATCCAAATCCATCAAATAATAAAACTATAGACATCAAATTCAGTCAGTTGACTTCCAATCAGGTTAAACTGGCTGTTAAATCTGCCGACGGAAAAACATTGGCAGTTTTACACGATGATTATACGATAAAAGGATCTCATACCGTAGCATTGGATCCTCAGAAGTGGAAACTTCATCCCGGAGAATACATCTACCAGTTAGACAGCGCCGGTAAAACATTTATGAGACGTTTTAATATTTTCTAA